GGGCCAGGGTGTCGGCACCACGGCCGGTCCGGGCACCGTGTATTTGCGGGAGCGGGCGGCCGGTGCCGGAGAACTGGTGGTGCGCGGCGCTGGAATCGAAACGCCACTTCCCGAAGCCATCGCGGGCGATCGGATCGTCGTCGACGCAGCGCGGGTGTCGGCAGAATCCGCTTCTCCCACCGCCTTGACGCTCCGCAACGGCGCCGTGCTCACCCACCCGGCCGCGACCGCGACGACTAGGAGTTCCCTTGTTCTGAACATCACCGGGCAGCTCCGCATCGATGGGACGAGCCGCATCGACGTGAGCGGGCGGGGATTTCTCGGCGGGCGTTCGGGCGACAACACGGCCGACGAGGGGCGCACGCTCGGCAACGTTCCCGGCAGCACGAGACGGAACGGCGGCAGCTACGGCGGCCTCGGCGGGCCCGGCAACGTCCCCGGCGTGTCGAACCCGGTGTACGGAGACTTCCGCGACCCGAATCTGCCGGGCTCGGGCGGCGCCAGTGAGGGCGGCGCGGGTGGCAATGGCGGCGGAGTGCTGCGCATCACCGCCGATTCCCTTGTGCTCGACGGCGAGATCGCTGCGGACGGGGGAAACGGGGTCGGTCGCGTGGCGGCGGGCGGCAGCGGCGGCGCGATCCGCATCGACGTCGGCACGATTGCCGGTGCGGGAACGATCCACGCCAACGGCGGCGAAGGGAACGGCGGAGGCTTCGAGGCGGGAGGCGGCGGCGGTGGGAGGATCGCCCTGTACTACGACGAGGCGGGTGGCTTCGACCTGAGCCGCATTACGGCCTTCGGGCGACGGGGCCCGTTCGCTCTCGACGGCGGTGCGGGAACGGTATTCGTCAAGGCGGCAGACCGGACCTTCGGCGATCTCGTCGTCGACAGCGCCGGTGGCAATCCGGCCAGTGCCACCCCTCTCTACTCGCTGCTAGGGGGCACGAGCACCGAGCTTGCGCCCAACGCCCTCACCGATGCGACGGCCGACTTCATCCCCGGCACCCTGATCGGCCTCGAGCTGAACCCCAACCGCATGCAGGGCAAGACATTCACGGTGATCGCCAACGACGCCACCACGCTGTTCACCGATCCGGCCGACGGCGACATGACGGAGGTGGCGGGGCCAGGCGACACCTACGGCGGCGAGCCCGTGCTCGACCGCCTCCAGGTCTCCAGCCACGCACGGCTCGAGGTGGTCGACGGCGACCAGAACCGGCCCGACCGGCGGGGTCTCCTCACCGCCACGGACCTCATGCTGGTAGACGAGGCAAGGCTCGAGCATCCGGCGGCGACGCTGGCGAGCTTCTTCGGCTTGGAGATCGACGTGTCCGGCACGCTCAGCATCGATGAGACGAGCCGCATCGACGTGAGCGGGCGGGGCTTTCTCGGCGGGCGTTCGGGCGACAACACGGCCAACGAGGGGCGCACGCTCGGCAACGTTCCCGGCAGCACGAGGCGCAACGGCGGCAGCTACGGAGGACTTGGCGGCACGGGCAACGTGGCAGGGGTGTCGAACCCGGTCTACGGCGATCCCCGCAACCCGAACGAGCCGGGCTCGGGCGGCGCCAGTGAGAGCGGCGCGGGCGGCAACGGTGGCGGGTTGATCCGCCTCGTGGCGGGAGCGATCCAGCTCGACGGCGAGATTGCAGCAGACGGCGGTGACGGGGTCGGCCTCAGTGCGGCCGGCGGGAGCGGCGGCGCGATCCGCATCGACGCCGGCACCCTCGCCGGTACCGGAACGATCCACGCCGACGGCGGCAAGGGCCACGGGGGCGCCGGCGGCGGGGGTGGTGGCGGGCGCGTGGCCGTGTACGGGGCCAGCGCGTTGGACCCCGCCGACATCACCGCCGCAGGCGGAACCGGCTTCCAGCCGGGCGAGCCGGGTACCGTCGTCGTCGAGCCCTGAGGCGCGGCGTGAGCGCGGGAGGGCCGGAGGGGGGCTCGTGCGCCTTTCCTGCGAGAGGCTGCAGCTCGACGGCGCGATCCGGGCCGATGGCACGGACCGCGAAAGCGGCATTTCCGGCGGGGGCAGCGGTGGGGAGATCCGCGTCGAAACGGGCCGGCTGACCGGAAGCGGGACGATCAGCGCCGACGGCGGCGACGGCATCTCGACGTTCAACTTCGGGAGTTCCGGCAGTGGCGGCGGCCGGGTCGCCGTGTACCACGGCGACGCGAGCGGATTCGACCTCGATCGGATCACCGCCGGCGGGGGTGGTGGCGGCGCGCCGGGAGAGGACGGCACCGTGCGCCTGGAGCAACGGTGACACCCGGTCTCGTGCGCTCCTGGTGAGCGCCGCGGCTTCGCCGTGAGCGCGAGCCAGCCCGCCGCAGCCAGGCTTAGCGCAAGCAGCACGAGGGCGACGAGCCCCAGTGCCGGGGCCTTCTGCGCGCCGGTTCCCACTACGGGGGCGGCTCCACCGTTCGGTACGCAGTCCGTCGCCTCGGTCGCGGCCGGGCCGATGACGGCAGCGAAGGTTGCGGTCGGCCCGATGGTGAAGCTCGGGGGCAGATGGATCAGGATCGAGCTCCCCTCCGTCGACATCGTGGCTACTCCGACCGGTTTCCACTGGTCGTCGGTGACGGTCAGAGTTCCCGAGCTTTCGGTGAACAGATCCACGCGGAGGTCGACACCCAGGCCGGTCCCGTCGGGGCAGAGGAAGCCGACGAACGACGCGCCGCCGGTCGTCGCGTCGCCGTCCGTGTCGAGCTCGATCAAACCCCCGACCGCCTCCGTGGCCGGTGTTGCCAGATCGAGGCGCAGGATCGCGCCGTCGGGGTGGCGAACGGCCTCGGCAGCGATCACGTCGAGCTGCGGCGATGCGATGCCGAGCGTATCCCCGAGCGGATCGGTGAACGCCGAGCCGATCTCGGGCGAAACGAGCACCGCGACCGGCAGGATCCAGCCAGCGCGAATCAGTCGACGGAGCAACATACGGCCTGCGCCGTCGCGTGGCCGATGCGGCAGTCCACGCGCCACTCGGTGAGGCTCGACGGGTGGCTCGACTGGAGCTGGCCGACCTTCCAGGCCACGGGATGGAGGGGCAGCGTGTTGTCGCAGCTCCCGCCGCCGGCAACAACTCGTTCATTGGAGTCACAGGCGGCCACGGCGGTGCTTGCTGCCTCGGATACGACGACTAGGCGGCAGTCGTCGAGCGGCGAAGGTCCGGGCGGCCCTTCGGGCCCGGCTGGCCCTACGGGTCCGGGTGGTCCTGTTGGTCCCTCCGGGCCGGCCACGCCCTCGGGTCCCTGGGGACCAGGTGGCCCCGCCGGGCCCTGGGGCCCCTCGGGGCCGGGCGGTCCCTGTGGCCCGGGAGCCGTTGTGGAGCAGCGCAGATTGGCAGGCAAGGAGCCTGGATCGAAGTCGAGTGTCGCGCACCCCACGAACCAACGCACCTGAGTAATTGGTTCCTTAGGAGGTTCCGGAGCGAGATCGACCGTCAGCTCGGTAGCGATGGTGAACCCCGGCTGGAAGGTGGACGGCGCGTGGAAAGTGCTCGGGACGAAAAAGTTGAGTGAGGGAGTTTCCGGCTGGCTCTTCAGGTTGGTGATGCCGAGCACCACCCGGACGTGGGTGTCATCGACCTGCTCCCAGCAGTGGATGGTGGGGAAGAGTAGCGGGCACGAAGAGGGTGTCGGGGTAGGACAGACTCCTGCGGAGAGACCGGGCGGGAGCGAGCAGCAGATAGGCCCCGACCGCGCTCGCCTGTCTCCAAGGAAACTGCACCATGGCCGCGTCTCCTTTGTCGAAGGATCTGCGATTCGATCAGGTCGGAGCCTTTGCACACCCGGAGGAAAGAGTAGGCGTTTCGATCGCTCAGGAGTCTGTGTACACCCTGGGAACGAGGCTTGGCAAGGAATACGTTCTGCCCTGTCTCTCTGTTTGCCTACCACTGCCGCGACAGTGGCCGCATTCTTCGCCGTGGACGCTCGATACGCGGCAAGTCCAAATATTGGAGCGCCCTGCCCCGGAAGCACGGCTACGCGCCGGGCCGCGCTCGGATGAGCGCGGAGAGGCTATTGCGAACACCGATGGTTCCCTAGGAGCTTGCTGAAAAACTACCCTTTTTCCTCCGGGTAGTGTAAAGAAGACACCACACAAATTCCGCCCGAAGAGGAGGAGGTGGAGGAGGATGAGGGGAGAGGATCGGTTCCAGGGGGCGATGTTCAGCTACGTGTCGCTCGAGGACCGCGTGCCGCGGGAGCATCCGCTGCGGACGATCTGGGCGATTTCGGACGCGGCGCTGCGGAGGCTCTCCGGGAGGCTCGGGCGGCTTTACGCACGGGTCGGGAGGCCTTCGATTCCGCCCGAGAAGCTCCTGCGGGCGCTGCTTTTGCAGGTTCTCTACTCGGTGCGGAGCGAGCGTCTTTTGATGGAGGAGCTCGAGTACAATCTTCTTTTCCGGTGGTTTGTGGGGCTCGGGATGGACGAGAAGGTGTGGGATGCGTCGACCTTCAGCAAGAACCGGGAGCGGCTTTTGCGCGGGGAGGTGGCCGAGGCGTTTTTCGCGGAGGTGCTGGGGCTTGCGCGAGAGCAGGGGCTTCTTTCGGACGAGCACTTCACGGTGGACGGGACACTGGTGGAAGCCTGGGCGAGCCAGAGAAGCTTCCGGCCGAGGGAGGAAGCAGGCGGAGACGGAAAAGAGGAGAAGGGAGGGGCGGATTTCCGCGGGGAGCGGAGGACAAACCGGACGCATGTCTCGAGGACGGATCCCGACGCGAGGCTTTACCGGCGCGGAGATGGGGCGGAGGCGAGGCTTTCGTACCTCGGGCACGTGCTGGTGGACGCAGAGAACCAGCTTGTGGTGGGGGCCAGCCTGACGCGGGCCGAGGGGAGTGCGGAGAGGGAGGCTGCGCTCGAGATGCTCGGGCGGGCACGCTACCGCAGGGGGGCACGGCTCGGGGCGGACCGGGGCTACGACGTGGCAAGCTTCGTGCGCGAGGTGAGAAGGCTCGGGCTGGTGCCGCACGTGGCGCAGAGGCGCCTCGGGAGTGCGCTCGACCGCAGGACGACAAGGCACCGGAGCTACCGTGCGACGCAGCGGATGAGGCGGCGGGTGGAGGCGGTCTTCGGGTGGCTGAAGACGGTGGGGCTTTTCCGGAAGACCCGCCACAGGGGAGTGGCCCGGGTGGGCTGGATGTTCACGCTTACACTTGCGGCCTACAACCTGGTGCGGATGCGGAACCTTCTGGCCGAGAGCGCCTGAGGGGACGCAGAAGAGATGGAAAAGGCCCTCGCGAAGGCCGAAAAGGGGCTCATCAGAGGAACGGCGAGGCCTCCGGGGAGACCGAGAGCCCGCCTCTGAAGGTCGAAAGACCTTCCGGCGGAGGTGAAACTTCTTCCGCGAAGGCATTTTTCAGCAGCCTCCTAGGAGATTACGGAGAAATGCGGGGGCTACAAGGAGGGGGCCGCAGCCCTCGAGACATTCCGGGCCGGTTGCTAACGGTGCAGGTCCAGGCAACCGGCACGCGGAGGAAAAAGAAGCAAGAGAAGAGGGAGCCTCGACGGCGCTATCCGTACCAGGAATTGCTGACGACAGCATCCCTCCCGGGCAGCCCCTTGACGGCATTCCCCGGCGGTTGCTAAGTCGCGACGGGACAAGCCAATGGGATTCCCGCAAGGTCCCGCGCTCGGCAATTTCGAATCAACGGCTCTGGTCCGGCCACTGTTCTGTGTAATCGACGGACTCCTGCCACGGATGAGCGGTCGCAACCCGGGCACCGTCCTCCGGTCGACTGCCGAGCGAGGTTGCCCCACGGCTCAGCAGCAAGCCGGGCCCGAACACATGGCAACGAGCCGAGGTGAGCAGGCGGCGGTTTTGGTCTACCAGGGCGCTCTGCTCCTTGTAGTCGAAGTAGTCGAAGTCATATAGGAGGCCGGGATGCCAACCTACAAATGTCCCGTTTGCGGAAAGCCGCTCACGAAAGCCGAGTATGAGCGTGCGTTGAAAATCCACCAGGCGAGGGAGAAACACCTACGCGAACAGGAAGAACGGCTGAAGGAGAGAGAACGCGAACTTCTGAGACGAATCCAAGCCGCGAGGCGCGAAGCGCAAGAAAAGGAGAGGAAAAGGGCCGAGCGGTTGATGGCGGGCTGGAAAACCAAGGTCAAGACCCTGGAAGAGCGGATTCGGCAACTGGAGAAAGGCACCACGCCTCAAACCGAAGGGCTCGAGTTCGAGGAGACGCTCGCGCAACGACTTGCGCGGGAGTTTCGCCACGACAGCATCGAACGGAAGGGTAAAAACGGAGACGTTCTTCACTTCGTCCGATTCGAAAACACAACAGCTGGAATCATCATCTACGAATGCAAGCGCACACCGAAGATTCTGGCTCAACACGTGCGTCAAGCATACAAGGCAAAACAGCTCCGGCAGGCCGACTTTGCGGTCCTCGTCACGACGGGCCAGAAGAAGGGTTTCAGTGGCCTAGCCCAGATGAACGGCGTCCTGGTCGTTTCGCCGCTCGGCGCCATTCCGCTCGCTTCTCTACTCCGCGAACACCTGATCGAAATGACGCGCGCGAGAATCACAAAAGAAAAGCGTGCGGCCATTGCACAACGTCTGATGGAGTACATCACGAGTCCTCAGTTCAAGAACCCGATAGAAGAGGTGATCCAGGCGACTTCGGAACTGCAGGAGATGATCCAGGAAGAGGCCAGGCAGCACGTCAGGATTTGGCAAAAGCGCTGGGACAATTATCAAAAAATCCGCTGGGACAGCACGCACATCAGGGACAATCTGCAGCTGGTCATCCACGGCAAAGAGCCCCGGCCAATCGGCGCACCCAAGGCGCCGCCACTTCAGTTACCCGCTCCGGCGAGCCGATAGCTCGTCTTGTCCGGGGCCGCGCTCGGATGAGCGCGGAGAGGTGGTACCGGTACAAATGTCCAAGGCGCAGTGGGAGGCTTCAATGGGGCCGCGCTCGGATGAGCGCGGAGAGGCGTGCCTCGTGGGCTTTGGCATTCAGACAGGAGGTGGCTTCAATGGGGCCGCGCTCGGATGAGCGCGGAGAGGTGAAGACGCGAGCAGTGCGGTCGAGACATCGTGCGCGCTTCAATGGGGCCGCGCTCGGATGAGCGCGGAGAGTCTCGGAAGCCAGCCTTCGCGCTCCGCGCGACGCCGCTTCAATGGGGCCGCGCTCGGATGAGCGCGGAGAGGGTCTGGAATGCGAGCAGCCTGCGTCGTCCACGTAGCTTCAATGGGGCCGCGCTCGGATGAGCGCGGAGAGAACGCAGGTCGTTGCGGCCGAAATGGTCGTCGACGCTTCAATGGGGCCGCGCTCGGATGAGCGCGGAGAGTCGATGGACGCCTGGGCGTAAGCGCCAGCGAACCATTGCTTCAATGGGGCCGCGCTCGGATGAGCGCGGAGAGTCGACCGTGACGACGCCGTTCTCGGCGACGCTCTACGGCTTCAATGGGGCCGCGCTCGGATGAGCGCGGAGAGTCTCGCGGACTTAGGCGATGTTCGCGCTCGACGCGAGCTTCAATGGGGCCGCGCTCGGATGAGCGCGGAGAGCGACTCTGACGAGTACAGCGGGCGGAGCTCGCCGCTTCAATGGGGCCGCGCTCGGATGAGCGCGGAGAGCATCGCACTCGGCCCGTCACCCGGTCCGGATGCCAGCTTCAATGGGGCCGCGCTCGGATGAGCGCGGAGAGCGCGCGCGTGCGAGTCGGTGGGTTCCGTCGGCTTCAATGGGGCCGCGCTCGGATGAGCGCGGAGAGCTGATCCGACCG
The sequence above is a segment of the Candidatus Binatia bacterium genome. Coding sequences within it:
- a CDS encoding DDE transposase; amino-acid sequence: MRGEDRFQGAMFSYVSLEDRVPREHPLRTIWAISDAALRRLSGRLGRLYARVGRPSIPPEKLLRALLLQVLYSVRSERLLMEELEYNLLFRWFVGLGMDEKVWDASTFSKNRERLLRGEVAEAFFAEVLGLAREQGLLSDEHFTVDGTLVEAWASQRSFRPREEAGGDGKEEKGGADFRGERRTNRTHVSRTDPDARLYRRGDGAEARLSYLGHVLVDAENQLVVGASLTRAEGSAEREAALEMLGRARYRRGARLGADRGYDVASFVREVRRLGLVPHVAQRRLGSALDRRTTRHRSYRATQRMRRRVEAVFGWLKTVGLFRKTRHRGVARVGWMFTLTLAAYNLVRMRNLLAESA